The Fructilactobacillus ixorae genome has a window encoding:
- a CDS encoding YueI family protein codes for MMPTENNVQARLDQAINGGTPQINPDEQRRYLGTFRERVALVIPVAAVTNPEAPTQVEALLKDHSDYGLLINGNLPQADQSPYLKIAARLHAKYTLKNSAEYGTEPEQAGIVVAAATALNVADVQFKTTPEPTAKPDKTPSFWHRLFHH; via the coding sequence ATGATGCCAACCGAAAATAATGTTCAAGCCCGACTGGATCAGGCCATTAATGGTGGAACCCCCCAAATTAATCCGGATGAACAACGGCGCTACCTTGGAACCTTTCGTGAACGAGTCGCCCTAGTGATTCCCGTAGCCGCTGTAACTAATCCAGAAGCCCCGACTCAGGTCGAAGCGCTCCTAAAGGACCACTCTGATTACGGATTACTAATTAATGGTAATTTACCCCAAGCGGACCAGAGTCCCTACCTCAAAATTGCAGCACGTCTGCACGCAAAGTATACTTTAAAAAACAGTGCCGAATATGGAACGGAACCGGAACAAGCCGGGATTGTGGTGGCAGCTGCAACGGCGCTTAACGTTGCCGACGTCCAATTTAAAACAACCCCCGAACCCACCGCTAAACCTGACAAGACCCCTTCATTTTGGCACCGTCTTTTTCATCACTAA
- a CDS encoding replication-associated recombination protein A: MQKPLAYRMRPTKIEEIVGQADLVGPGKIINRMVKAHLLSSMILYGPPGTGKTSIASAIAGSSQYAFRSLNAATDTKKDLQIVAEEAKMSGTVVLLLDEIHRLDKTKQDFLLPLLESGQIILIGATTENPYINISPAIRSRTQIFPVHPLASADINTAIDRALQDRERGLGKEPVDLADDARNFLSHRTNGDLRSALNALELAVRSTPKTDGQIRVTLSDVEACLQQQALTQDKDGDAHYNVLSALQKSVRGSDPNAALHYAARLIEAGDLTSLIRRLLVIAYEDVGLANPPAAARAVTALQAAERVGLPEAQIPVANVLIELALSPKSNSAMDAMQGALADVRSGNYGAIPPYLRDAHFKGATELGHTGYQYPHNFQNGWVNQQYLPDQLKDAQYYQPKETGKMERAYAKQYQKLWQAQHHPTSHNQDQEDQHHD, translated from the coding sequence ATGCAAAAACCACTTGCCTATCGCATGCGACCAACTAAAATTGAAGAAATCGTCGGGCAAGCTGACTTGGTGGGACCCGGCAAAATCATCAACCGCATGGTTAAGGCTCACCTCCTCTCCTCGATGATTCTCTACGGACCGCCCGGAACGGGGAAAACGAGCATCGCCAGTGCCATTGCCGGATCATCTCAGTATGCGTTTCGCTCGCTAAATGCAGCAACGGACACCAAAAAAGACCTGCAAATTGTCGCAGAGGAAGCCAAAATGAGTGGGACGGTTGTCCTCCTGTTAGACGAAATTCACCGCTTGGATAAAACCAAGCAGGATTTTCTCCTCCCCCTGTTAGAGAGTGGCCAAATTATTTTAATCGGGGCGACTACCGAGAACCCGTACATTAACATTAGTCCCGCCATTCGGTCCCGGACCCAGATTTTTCCGGTCCATCCATTGGCTAGTGCTGACATCAACACGGCGATTGACCGGGCATTACAAGATCGCGAGCGCGGGCTTGGTAAGGAACCCGTCGACCTGGCTGACGATGCCCGTAACTTCCTCAGCCACCGCACCAACGGTGATTTGCGGAGCGCGCTCAACGCCCTTGAACTCGCCGTCCGCTCAACGCCCAAAACCGACGGGCAGATTCGGGTCACCCTTAGTGATGTCGAGGCCTGTTTACAACAACAGGCTCTCACCCAGGATAAAGACGGTGACGCCCACTATAACGTCCTGTCGGCCCTGCAAAAGTCAGTCCGGGGCTCTGATCCCAATGCTGCTCTGCACTACGCGGCGCGTTTAATTGAAGCGGGCGATTTAACCTCGCTCATCCGACGACTCTTGGTCATCGCGTACGAAGATGTCGGCCTAGCTAATCCCCCAGCTGCGGCGCGGGCCGTCACTGCCCTCCAAGCTGCCGAACGCGTGGGCCTTCCGGAGGCCCAAATTCCGGTCGCCAACGTCCTCATTGAACTGGCGCTTTCTCCCAAATCCAATTCCGCCATGGATGCCATGCAGGGTGCCCTGGCGGACGTCCGGTCTGGTAATTACGGTGCCATTCCACCGTATCTGCGTGATGCCCATTTTAAAGGCGCCACAGAACTGGGGCACACTGGTTACCAATACCCACACAACTTTCAAAACGGGTGGGTCAACCAGCAGTATTTGCCCGACCAGTTAAAAGACGCGCAGTACTACCAACCTAAGGAAACGGGGAAAATGGAGCGGGCGTATGCCAAACAGTACCAGAAGTTATGGCAGGCTCAGCACCATCCAACTTCTCACAACCAGGATCAGGAGGATCAACATCATGATTAA
- the rpsD gene encoding 30S ribosomal protein S4 yields the protein MSRYTGPSWRISRRLGISLSGTGKELQRRPYAPGMHGQGRRQKLSEYGIQLREKQKMRYMYGLTERQFYSLFLKAGKIREGKHGDNFEIKLEQRLDNVVYRLGLATTRRQARQLVNHGHITVDGKRVDIPSYEVEPGQVIGVREKSKNLAIIKEAVEAVVSRPTYVSFDADKLEGSLTRLPQPDELNANIDTSLVVEFYNR from the coding sequence ATGTCTAGATATACTGGACCAAGCTGGAGAATTTCTCGGCGCCTTGGCATTTCTTTATCAGGAACTGGTAAGGAATTACAACGTCGTCCTTACGCTCCTGGTATGCACGGTCAAGGTCGGCGTCAAAAGCTTTCTGAATATGGGATTCAACTCCGTGAAAAGCAAAAGATGCGTTACATGTACGGCTTAACGGAACGTCAATTTTACTCCCTTTTCTTAAAGGCTGGTAAAATTCGGGAAGGTAAGCACGGTGATAACTTCGAAATTAAGTTGGAACAACGGCTTGATAACGTTGTCTACCGATTAGGGTTAGCTACTACTCGTCGGCAAGCACGGCAATTAGTTAACCACGGTCACATTACGGTTGACGGCAAGCGCGTTGACATTCCCTCTTACGAAGTTGAACCTGGTCAAGTAATTGGGGTTCGCGAAAAGTCCAAGAATTTAGCCATCATCAAAGAAGCTGTTGAAGCGGTAGTTAGTCGCCCAACTTATGTTTCTTTCGACGCTGATAAGTTGGAAGGTTCCTTAACGCGCCTACCACAACCAGATGAATTGAATGCTAACATTGACACTTCTCTCGTGGTTGAATTTTACAACCGTTAA